Proteins from a single region of Balaenoptera acutorostrata chromosome 16, mBalAcu1.1, whole genome shotgun sequence:
- the HNRNPF gene encoding heterogeneous nuclear ribonucleoprotein F produces MMLGPEGGEGFVVKLRGLPWSCSVEDVQNFLSDCTIHDGVAGVHFIYTREGRQSGEAFVELESEDDVKMALKKDRESMGHRYIEVFKSHRTEMDWVLKHSGPNSADTANDGFVRLRGLPFGCTKEEIIQFFSGLEIVPNGITLPVDPEGKITGEAFVQFASQELAEKALGKHKERIGHRYIEVFKSSQEEVRSYSDPPLKFMSVQRPGPYDRPGTARRYIGIVKQAGLERMRSGAYSAGYGGYEEYSGLSDGYGFTTDLFGRDLSYCLSGMYDQRYGDGEFTVQSTTGHCVHMRGLPYKATENDIYNFFSPLNPVRVHIEIGPDGRVTGEADVEFATHEEAVAAMSKDRANMQHRYIELFLNSTTGSSNGAYSSQMMQSIGVSTPSTYSGLESQSVSGCYGAASYGGQNSMGGYD; encoded by the coding sequence ATGATGTTGGGCCCCGAGGGAGGTGAAGGCTTTGTAGTCAAGCTCCGTGGCCTGCCCTGGTCCTGCTCTGTTGAGGATGTGCAGAATTTCCTCTCCGACTGCACAATTCATGATGGGGTCGCAGGCGTTCATTTTATCTACACTAGAGAAGGCAGGCAGAGTGGTGAGGCTTTTGTTGAACTTGAATCAGAAGATGATGTAAAAATGGCCCTTAAAAAAGACAGGGAAAGCATGGGACATCGGTACATTGAGGTGTTCAAGTCCCACAGAACCGAGATGGATTGGGTGTTGAAGCACAGTGGTCCAAACAGTGCTGACACCGCCAATGATGGTTTCGTGCGACTTCGAGGACTCCCGTTTGGATGCACCAAGGAAGAAATCATTCAGTTCTTCTCAGGGTTGGAAATCGTGCCAAACGGGATCACATTGCCTGTGGACCCCGAGGGCAAGATTACAGGGGAAGCCTTTGTGCAGTTTGCCTCACAGGAGTTAGCTGAGAAGGCCCTAGGGAAGCACAAGGAGAGAATAGGGCACAGGTATATTGAGGTGTTCAAGAGCAGTCAGGAAGAAGTTAGGTCATACTCAGATCCCCCTCTGAAGTTCATGTCAGTGCAGCGGCCGGGGCCCTATGACCGGCCTGGCACAGCCAGGAGGTATATCGGCATTGTCAAGCAGGCGGGCCTGGAGAGGATGAGGTCCGGTGCCTACAGTGCAGGCTACGGGGGCTATGAGGAGTACAGTGGCCTCAGCGATGGCTACGGCTTCACCACCGACCTGTTTGGAAGAGACCTCAGTTACTGTCTCTCTGGGATGTACGACCAAAGGTATGGAGATGGCGAGTTCACTGTCCAGAGCACCACTGGACACTGTGTCCACATGAGGGGGCTGCCCTACAAAGCGACGGAGAACGACATTTACAACTTCTTCTCTCCACTCAACCCAGTGAGAGTCCATATTGAGATTGGCCCTGATGGAAGAGTGACCGGCGAAGCTGATGTCGAATTTGCCACTCACGAAGAAGCTGTGGCGGCCATGTCCAAAGACAGGGCCAACATGCAACACAGATACATAGAACTTTTCTTGAATTCCACGACAGGGTCCAGCAACGGGGCATATAGCAGCCAGATGATGCAAAGCATAGGGGTGTCAACCCCGTCCACTTACAGTGGCCTTGAGAGCCAGTCCGTGAGTGGCTGTTATGGGGCGGCTAGCTATGGTGGCCAGAACAGCATGGGTGGATATGACTAG